The following are encoded in a window of Brachyhypopomus gauderio isolate BG-103 chromosome 18, BGAUD_0.2, whole genome shotgun sequence genomic DNA:
- the akna gene encoding uncharacterized protein akna isoform X5, producing MERRKSGTRVGVPVWTPAPGYPTPPSPAGSPPSWAQVEDEDFHTHMDENGIIGLRGMLEVSRTGEETFGEEEEDLLWDAGTPEPEDSPPRALDVFGSEPPSLSPGDCCPSHDEGDGRVALEDWSGDEDGRDLDEDDVESLTTRRPTDRARVRDLGSDGRVEGGVPRDQAFLLRGGMNHREDRKESLDDGCRVMVEETQAPLHNGYNDMQASKEENGVSLPPSSTGTPHTSVPPRFSSEEQTSHCEAEPFPELVITDNVPELLIGRFSHTLGSYQPIRHDDGETRADTTTLATTISPGSKIQPGRSSKGKEATAELERQTVDPHYSSQQPSVPCSQRTRPPPGLAPQQTARGQSSSRVSSTLRTPHSPGSPRTPLTDLKDVGRGRLSHPLPDLSKVEPRVRFPRSGYKPPVSGKPPRGRGSKPDAPLVFKSPADIVKEVLLSSTEGLSDSPAPVAPQRPLNSTLPEEFRCPLKASALVQQLQEDYNRLLTKYAEAENTIDRLRLEAKVSLYSESSKHSCPTLSGVLPLGSKVMTLSFPQAQRAELSASPVHPTQQTFSSESIRGTPTELLPAARLSEALSRQTQLLQIQIDEFEELLRTGSLKAREQIEGLSTLAQGLDVAERAYLASQERHLQLRGGRTGTFDPDRELEGLIFHAGMQLEELRERVEQTNQNQPTSEPGSSPPPHAQQLSGSLKEAEPQPESPVSAVCADVRVEVSSVSGVSDGDGAEDEEETLPSVLVALHHKHPRVENDFNILVDHSQTSRRPSEVPERSRRDTPRPARADGTENGSRWKTNDQQDSSKPVQLLMVYPPSSSAHSAQVVTAAKPLSASALPGQQASGSRCAGSRKSSSTRGETVERRSCEAGTRTLRAPPQDGDRSPETDSGFVGSDSSRVTPAIYSPIQKRAAVRVTKPSVMENSRIKAQAVCVGRQADPSPPLHTQASPGRSAPCARPVGATPDSSEGGGGGGAGRWAPPHPAHCPAPRRWPSSGISEVGKQSGSEEEAQQGNRYSEPANQDFCHLRSSSPTPPSHYSSPPPPQSSAQLTNHQEALQSLQVEVDRLREHLEGTLRLGVPARSGRAPPSAMEDFRDPTSHRTSTPQKRCFRSLERPTPSTRHACGWRGEEDVYRRKTATLTPRRRSVSAHRLSSRLEPPTDSEHARFEAKPWTWKPSPASPRAERGARARTDAGTRPCRRSQQRSTSSDRAEESDDDDDDDEESRRPAPLCRHCVALRTRPSARPVRTDGSLTRTRPAANRCPLCGAPGPNRTRTRLAAPADQSSTQRQAWPVSPTHKEKRGVFLAAAPPPPVLGSVPVLHCVPVCPSVLYCTIPVASSSHPDPVYFPRKEERDHRSKVRGHPSRDHAVAATNSTRKALWHPAYTLTSGLQPTTLYVRSSIS from the exons ATGGAGAGGAGAAAGAGTGGCACCAGGGTGGGGGTACCTGTCTGGACTCCTGCCCCAGGGtaccccacaccccccagcccTGCCGGGTCGCCGCCCAGCTGGGCTCAGGTGGAGGACGAGGACTTCCACACCCACATGGACGAGAACGGCATCATTGGCTTAAGGGGGATGTTAGAGGTGAGCAGG ACTGGTGAAGAGACCTttggagaagaggaagaagacttGTTATGGGATGCAGGGACCCCAGAACCTGAAGACAGCCCACCTCGCGCACTGGACGTCTTTGGCTCGGAacctccctccctgtcccccGGAGACTGCTGTCCCTCACACG ATGAGGGCGATGGCAGAGTTGCTCTGGAGGACTGGAGTGGTGATGAGGATGGACGGGACCTTGATGAAGATGATGTAGAGAGCCTGACAACCCGCAGGCCTACAGACAGAGCTAGGGTTCGAGACTTGGGGAGTGATGGacgtgtggaggggggggtacCTAGAGATCAGGCCTTTCTTCTCAGAGGAGGAATGAATCACCGGGAAGACAGGAAGGAGAGCCTTGATGATGGTTGTAGAGTGATGGTTGAAGAAACACAAGCACCTTTACACAATGGTTACAATGACATGCAGGCGTCGAAGGAGGAGAACGGAGTATCCTTGCCTCCTTCCTCCACAGGAACTCCTCATACATCTGTTCCTCCCCGGTTCTCCTCAGAGGAGCAGACAAGTCACTGTGAAGCTGAACCATTCCCAGAGCTGGTGATCACCGACAACGTACCTGAGCTTCTTATTGGTCGATTCAGTCACACCCTTGGATCTTATCAGCCTATCAGACATGATGATGGTGAGACCAGGGCTGACACCACAACTCTGGCCACAACCATCAGCCCTGGGTCTAAGATTCAGCCTGGAAGATCAAGCAAAGGAAAAGAAGCCACAGCAGAATTAGAGAGACAGACTGTTGATCCTCACTACAGTTCCCAGCAGCCTTCGGTTCCCTGTTCCCAGCGTACACGCCCGCCACCTGGATTGGCTCCCCAGCAGACAGCTAGAGGCCAGAGCTCTTCCCGAGTCTCCTCCACTCTCCGCACACCTCACAGCCCCGGTTCCCCCAGAACCCCTCTCACGGACCTGAAGGATGTTGG GAGGGGACGGCTGAGTCACCCACTACCAGACCTTTCCAAAGTGGAGCCCCGGGTTCGGTTCCCCAGGAGCGGCTACAAGCCCCCCGTTAGCGGGAAGCCTCCTCGCGGAAGAGGCTCAAAACCTGACGCTCCTCTGGTGTTCAAATCCCCGGCGGACATTGTGAAGGAGGTTCTGCTCAGCAGTACCGAAGGGCTCTCGGACAGCCCCGCCCCTGTGGCCCCCCAGCGGCCGCTCAACAGCACCCTGCCCGAGGAGTTCCGTTGCCCTCTGAAGGCCAGCGCCCTGGTCCAACAGCTTCAG GAGGATTACAATAGGCTTCTCACCAAGTATGCAGAGGCTGAGAATACCATTGATCGACTGCGTTTGGAAGCCAAG GTGAGCCTCTATTCTGAGTCTTCCAAACACAGCTGCCCTACTCTGTCAGGTGTTCTTCCActggggtcaaaggtcatgacCCTGAGTTTTCCTCAGGCTCAGAGAGCCGAGCTGAGTGCGAGCCCCGTTCACCCGACTCAACAGACGTTCAGCTCAG AATCGATTAGAGGAACACCCACAGAGTTGCTCCCTGCCGCTCGGCTGTCTGAAGCCCTCTCCAGACagacacagttgctgcagatacAG ATCGATGAGTTTGAAGAGCTTCTACGGACCGGAAGCCTTAAAGCACGTGAGCAGATTGAG GGGCTGAGCACGCTGGCCCAGGGTCTGGACGTGGCCGAGCGGGCCTACCTGGCATCCCAAGAGCGGCACCTGCAGCTGCGGGGGGGTCGGACCGGCACCTTCGACCCTGACCG ggAACTAGAAGGTCTGATTTTCCACGCAGGGATGCAATTGGAGGAACTGAGGGAGCGGGTGGAGCAGACCAATCAGAACCAGCCCACATCAGAACCTGGCTCAAGCCCGCCCCCTCATGCCCAGCAGCTCAGCGGCTCTCTGAAAGAGGCGGAGCCCCAGCCTGAG AGCCCAGTATCGGCTGTGTGTGCAGACgtcagggtggaggtgagctccGTCAGTGGCGTGAGTGATGGAGACGGagcggaggacgaggaggaaacGCTTCCGTCCGTTCTTGTTGCCCTGCACCACAAACACCCGCGGGTGGAGAACGACTTCAACATCCTCGTGGACCA CTCCCAGACGTCTAGACGGCCTTCCGAGGTGCCCGAGAGGTCGCGCCGTGACACTCCTCGTCCCGCGAGGGCCGATGGGACAGAAAACGGGTCACGGTGGAAGACTAATGACCAGCAGGACTCCAGCAAGCCGGTCCA GCTGCTGATGGTCTATCCTCCTTCAAGCTCTGCTCACAGCGCACAGGTGGTTACCGCCGCCAAACCTCTCTCAGCATCGGCGTTACCAGGGCAACAGGCGAGCGGGAGCAGGTGTGCGGGTAGCAGGAAGTCCAGCAGCACCCGGGGAGAGACTGTGGAGAGAAGGAGCTGTGAGGCGGGCACTAGGACCTTGAGGGCACCTCCTCAA GACGGGGACAGGTCCCCAGAGACGGACAGTGGCTTTGTGGGCTCAGATAGCAGTCGAGTCACTCCTGCAATATATAGTCCTATCCAGAAGAGGGCAGCAGTGAG GGTGACCAAGCCATCTGTCATGGAGAACTCCAGAATAAAAgcccaggctgtgtgtgtcggCAGGCAGGCTGATCCCAGCCCACCGTTACACACACAAGCCTCTCCAGGTCGCTCCGCACCCTGTGCCCGTCCTGTTGGAGCAACTCCAGACTCCAgtgaggggggaggaggaggaggggctgggAGATGGGCCCCGCCCCACCCCGCCCACTGCCCCGCCCCTCGGCGCTGGCCCAGCAGTGGCATCAGTGAAGTGGGGAAACAGAGTGGCTCTG AAGAAGAAGCACAACAGGGCAACCGCTACAGCGAACCAGCCAATCAAGATTTCTGCCATCTTCGAAGctcctcccccactccaccctctcactatagcagccccccaccaccccaaagTTCTGCCCAGCTGACAAATCACCA GGAGGCGCTCCAGTCTTTGCAGGTGGAGGTAGACAGACTCAGAGAGCACCTAGAAGGGACTCTCAGGTTGGGAGTTCCAGCCAGGTCTGGAAGAGCGCCACCTTCTGCAATGGAGGACTTTAGAGACCCTACGTCCCATCGTACATCCACACCTCAGAAACGCTGTTTCAG GTCTTTAGAGAGGCCTACTCCGAGCACCAGACACGCGTGCGGCTGGCGGGGAGAGGAAGACGTTTACAGAAGGAAGACGGCAACGCTCACGCCCAGAAGGAGATCCGTGTCTGCGCACCGTCTCAGCTCACGGCTGGAACCCC CCACAGATTCTGAGCATGCCCGTTTTGAGGCGAAGCCCTGGACATGGAAGCCCAGCCCGGCATCCCCTAGAGCAGAGCGTGGAGCTCGAGCTAGAACTGACGCTGGCACACGACCCTGCAGGAGGA GTCAGCAGCGCAGTACGTCATCTGACCGAGCGGAAgagagtgatgatgatgatgatgatgatgaagagagCAGGCGGCCAGCTCCTTTGTGCCGGCACTGTGTGGCACTACGTACGAGACCCTCCGCAC GACCAGTGAGGACGGACGGCTCGCTCACTCGCACTCGGCCGGCCGCTAATCGCTGTCCGCTGTGTGGAGCACCTGGACCGAACAGAACAAGAACCAGACTCGCCGCACCTG CAGACCAAAGCTCCACCCAGAGGCAAGCTTGGCCAGTGAGCCCCACACACAAGGAGAAAAGGGGTGTGTTCTTGGCagctgctcctccccctccagtGCTGGGCAGTGTGCCTGTGCTCCACTGTGTGCCAGTATGTCCCTCAGTCCT CTACTGCACCATTCCAGTGGCATCGTCGTCCCACCCAGATCCCGTTTACTTCCCCcggaaggaagagagagatcacaggtcaaaggtcagaggtcatcccTCTCGGGACCACGCCGTGGCTGCCACCAACAGCACACGAAAGGCCTTGTGGCATCCTGCGTACACCCTCACCTCGGGACTCCAGCCCACGACCCTGTACGTGCGGTCCAGCATCTCCTGA
- the akna gene encoding uncharacterized protein akna isoform X2, translated as MERRKSGTRVGVPVWTPAPGYPTPPSPAGSPPSWAQVEDEDFHTHMDENGIIGLRGMLEVSRTGEETFGEEEEDLLWDAGTPEPEDSPPRALDVFGSEPPSLSPGDCCPSHDEGDGRVALEDWSGDEDGRDLDEDDVESLTTRRPTDRARVRDLGSDGRVEGGVPRDQAFLLRGGMNHREDRKESLDDGCRVMVEETQAPLHNGYNDMQASKEENGVSLPPSSTGTPHTSVPPRFSSEEQTSHCEAEPFPELVITDNVPELLIGRFSHTLGSYQPIRHDDGETRADTTTLATTISPGSKIQPGRSSKGKEATAELERQTVDPHYSSQQPSVPCSQRTRPPPGLAPQQTARGQSSSRVSSTLRTPHSPGSPRTPLTDLKDVGRGRLSHPLPDLSKVEPRVRFPRSGYKPPVSGKPPRGRGSKPDAPLVFKSPADIVKEVLLSSTEGLSDSPAPVAPQRPLNSTLPEEFRCPLKASALVQQLQEDYNRLLTKYAEAENTIDRLRLEAKVSLYSESSKHSCPTLSGVLPLGSKVMTLSFPQAQRAELSASPVHPTQQTFSSESIRGTPTELLPAARLSEALSRQTQLLQIQIDEFEELLRTGSLKAREQIEGLSTLAQGLDVAERAYLASQERHLQLRGGRTGTFDPDRELEGLIFHAGMQLEELRERVEQTNQNQPTSEPGSSPPPHAQQLSGSLKEAEPQPESPVSAVCADVRVEVSSVSGVSDGDGAEDEEETLPSVLVALHHKHPRVENDFNILVDHSQTSRRPSEVPERSRRDTPRPARADGTENGSRWKTNDQQDSSKPVQLLMVYPPSSSAHSAQVVTAAKPLSASALPGQQASGSRCAGSRKSSSTRGETVERRSCEAGTRTLRAPPQDGDRSPETDSGFVGSDSSRVTPAIYSPIQKRAAVSHFPVSSRVTKPSVMENSRIKAQAVCVGRQADPSPPLHTQASPGRSAPCARPVGATPDSSEGGGGGGAGRWAPPHPAHCPAPRRWPSSGISEVGKQSGSEEEAQQGNRYSEPANQDFCHLRSSSPTPPSHYSSPPPPQSSAQLTNHQEALQSLQVEVDRLREHLEGTLRLGVPARSGRAPPSAMEDFRDPTSHRTSTPQKRCFRSLERPTPSTRHACGWRGEEDVYRRKTATLTPRRRSVSAHRLSSRLEPPTDSEHARFEAKPWTWKPSPASPRAERGARARTDAGTRPCRRSQQRSTSSDRAEESDDDDDDDEESRRPAPLCRHCVALRTRPSARPVRTDGSLTRTRPAANRCPLCGAPGPNRTRTRLAAPDQSSTQRQAWPVSPTHKEKRGVFLAAAPPPPVLGSVPVLHCVPVCPSVLYCTIPVASSSHPDPVYFPRKEERDHRSKVRGHPSRDHAVAATNSTRKALWHPAYTLTSGLQPTTLYVRSSIS; from the exons ATGGAGAGGAGAAAGAGTGGCACCAGGGTGGGGGTACCTGTCTGGACTCCTGCCCCAGGGtaccccacaccccccagcccTGCCGGGTCGCCGCCCAGCTGGGCTCAGGTGGAGGACGAGGACTTCCACACCCACATGGACGAGAACGGCATCATTGGCTTAAGGGGGATGTTAGAGGTGAGCAGG ACTGGTGAAGAGACCTttggagaagaggaagaagacttGTTATGGGATGCAGGGACCCCAGAACCTGAAGACAGCCCACCTCGCGCACTGGACGTCTTTGGCTCGGAacctccctccctgtcccccGGAGACTGCTGTCCCTCACACG ATGAGGGCGATGGCAGAGTTGCTCTGGAGGACTGGAGTGGTGATGAGGATGGACGGGACCTTGATGAAGATGATGTAGAGAGCCTGACAACCCGCAGGCCTACAGACAGAGCTAGGGTTCGAGACTTGGGGAGTGATGGacgtgtggaggggggggtacCTAGAGATCAGGCCTTTCTTCTCAGAGGAGGAATGAATCACCGGGAAGACAGGAAGGAGAGCCTTGATGATGGTTGTAGAGTGATGGTTGAAGAAACACAAGCACCTTTACACAATGGTTACAATGACATGCAGGCGTCGAAGGAGGAGAACGGAGTATCCTTGCCTCCTTCCTCCACAGGAACTCCTCATACATCTGTTCCTCCCCGGTTCTCCTCAGAGGAGCAGACAAGTCACTGTGAAGCTGAACCATTCCCAGAGCTGGTGATCACCGACAACGTACCTGAGCTTCTTATTGGTCGATTCAGTCACACCCTTGGATCTTATCAGCCTATCAGACATGATGATGGTGAGACCAGGGCTGACACCACAACTCTGGCCACAACCATCAGCCCTGGGTCTAAGATTCAGCCTGGAAGATCAAGCAAAGGAAAAGAAGCCACAGCAGAATTAGAGAGACAGACTGTTGATCCTCACTACAGTTCCCAGCAGCCTTCGGTTCCCTGTTCCCAGCGTACACGCCCGCCACCTGGATTGGCTCCCCAGCAGACAGCTAGAGGCCAGAGCTCTTCCCGAGTCTCCTCCACTCTCCGCACACCTCACAGCCCCGGTTCCCCCAGAACCCCTCTCACGGACCTGAAGGATGTTGG GAGGGGACGGCTGAGTCACCCACTACCAGACCTTTCCAAAGTGGAGCCCCGGGTTCGGTTCCCCAGGAGCGGCTACAAGCCCCCCGTTAGCGGGAAGCCTCCTCGCGGAAGAGGCTCAAAACCTGACGCTCCTCTGGTGTTCAAATCCCCGGCGGACATTGTGAAGGAGGTTCTGCTCAGCAGTACCGAAGGGCTCTCGGACAGCCCCGCCCCTGTGGCCCCCCAGCGGCCGCTCAACAGCACCCTGCCCGAGGAGTTCCGTTGCCCTCTGAAGGCCAGCGCCCTGGTCCAACAGCTTCAG GAGGATTACAATAGGCTTCTCACCAAGTATGCAGAGGCTGAGAATACCATTGATCGACTGCGTTTGGAAGCCAAG GTGAGCCTCTATTCTGAGTCTTCCAAACACAGCTGCCCTACTCTGTCAGGTGTTCTTCCActggggtcaaaggtcatgacCCTGAGTTTTCCTCAGGCTCAGAGAGCCGAGCTGAGTGCGAGCCCCGTTCACCCGACTCAACAGACGTTCAGCTCAG AATCGATTAGAGGAACACCCACAGAGTTGCTCCCTGCCGCTCGGCTGTCTGAAGCCCTCTCCAGACagacacagttgctgcagatacAG ATCGATGAGTTTGAAGAGCTTCTACGGACCGGAAGCCTTAAAGCACGTGAGCAGATTGAG GGGCTGAGCACGCTGGCCCAGGGTCTGGACGTGGCCGAGCGGGCCTACCTGGCATCCCAAGAGCGGCACCTGCAGCTGCGGGGGGGTCGGACCGGCACCTTCGACCCTGACCG ggAACTAGAAGGTCTGATTTTCCACGCAGGGATGCAATTGGAGGAACTGAGGGAGCGGGTGGAGCAGACCAATCAGAACCAGCCCACATCAGAACCTGGCTCAAGCCCGCCCCCTCATGCCCAGCAGCTCAGCGGCTCTCTGAAAGAGGCGGAGCCCCAGCCTGAG AGCCCAGTATCGGCTGTGTGTGCAGACgtcagggtggaggtgagctccGTCAGTGGCGTGAGTGATGGAGACGGagcggaggacgaggaggaaacGCTTCCGTCCGTTCTTGTTGCCCTGCACCACAAACACCCGCGGGTGGAGAACGACTTCAACATCCTCGTGGACCA CTCCCAGACGTCTAGACGGCCTTCCGAGGTGCCCGAGAGGTCGCGCCGTGACACTCCTCGTCCCGCGAGGGCCGATGGGACAGAAAACGGGTCACGGTGGAAGACTAATGACCAGCAGGACTCCAGCAAGCCGGTCCA GCTGCTGATGGTCTATCCTCCTTCAAGCTCTGCTCACAGCGCACAGGTGGTTACCGCCGCCAAACCTCTCTCAGCATCGGCGTTACCAGGGCAACAGGCGAGCGGGAGCAGGTGTGCGGGTAGCAGGAAGTCCAGCAGCACCCGGGGAGAGACTGTGGAGAGAAGGAGCTGTGAGGCGGGCACTAGGACCTTGAGGGCACCTCCTCAA GACGGGGACAGGTCCCCAGAGACGGACAGTGGCTTTGTGGGCTCAGATAGCAGTCGAGTCACTCCTGCAATATATAGTCCTATCCAGAAGAGGGCAGCAGTGAG CCATTTCCCTGTTTCCTCAAGGGTGACCAAGCCATCTGTCATGGAGAACTCCAGAATAAAAgcccaggctgtgtgtgtcggCAGGCAGGCTGATCCCAGCCCACCGTTACACACACAAGCCTCTCCAGGTCGCTCCGCACCCTGTGCCCGTCCTGTTGGAGCAACTCCAGACTCCAgtgaggggggaggaggaggaggggctgggAGATGGGCCCCGCCCCACCCCGCCCACTGCCCCGCCCCTCGGCGCTGGCCCAGCAGTGGCATCAGTGAAGTGGGGAAACAGAGTGGCTCTG AAGAAGAAGCACAACAGGGCAACCGCTACAGCGAACCAGCCAATCAAGATTTCTGCCATCTTCGAAGctcctcccccactccaccctctcactatagcagccccccaccaccccaaagTTCTGCCCAGCTGACAAATCACCA GGAGGCGCTCCAGTCTTTGCAGGTGGAGGTAGACAGACTCAGAGAGCACCTAGAAGGGACTCTCAGGTTGGGAGTTCCAGCCAGGTCTGGAAGAGCGCCACCTTCTGCAATGGAGGACTTTAGAGACCCTACGTCCCATCGTACATCCACACCTCAGAAACGCTGTTTCAG GTCTTTAGAGAGGCCTACTCCGAGCACCAGACACGCGTGCGGCTGGCGGGGAGAGGAAGACGTTTACAGAAGGAAGACGGCAACGCTCACGCCCAGAAGGAGATCCGTGTCTGCGCACCGTCTCAGCTCACGGCTGGAACCCC CCACAGATTCTGAGCATGCCCGTTTTGAGGCGAAGCCCTGGACATGGAAGCCCAGCCCGGCATCCCCTAGAGCAGAGCGTGGAGCTCGAGCTAGAACTGACGCTGGCACACGACCCTGCAGGAGGA GTCAGCAGCGCAGTACGTCATCTGACCGAGCGGAAgagagtgatgatgatgatgatgatgatgaagagagCAGGCGGCCAGCTCCTTTGTGCCGGCACTGTGTGGCACTACGTACGAGACCCTCCGCAC GACCAGTGAGGACGGACGGCTCGCTCACTCGCACTCGGCCGGCCGCTAATCGCTGTCCGCTGTGTGGAGCACCTGGACCGAACAGAACAAGAACCAGACTCGCCGCACCTG ACCAAAGCTCCACCCAGAGGCAAGCTTGGCCAGTGAGCCCCACACACAAGGAGAAAAGGGGTGTGTTCTTGGCagctgctcctccccctccagtGCTGGGCAGTGTGCCTGTGCTCCACTGTGTGCCAGTATGTCCCTCAGTCCT CTACTGCACCATTCCAGTGGCATCGTCGTCCCACCCAGATCCCGTTTACTTCCCCcggaaggaagagagagatcacaggtcaaaggtcagaggtcatcccTCTCGGGACCACGCCGTGGCTGCCACCAACAGCACACGAAAGGCCTTGTGGCATCCTGCGTACACCCTCACCTCGGGACTCCAGCCCACGACCCTGTACGTGCGGTCCAGCATCTCCTGA